A stretch of Arachis hypogaea cultivar Tifrunner chromosome 15, arahy.Tifrunner.gnm2.J5K5, whole genome shotgun sequence DNA encodes these proteins:
- the LOC140179280 gene encoding uncharacterized protein, which translates to MVESKRLKFFRYKQPQLRVDKYKCLHESLINGDVDATRLGKRIILPITFIRGPRHMMNNCKDAFAIYVYTIEFQKRGLPHAHILLFMSNEFKPQTPGDIDKHITAEISDENEMPNLHGAVQNYMVHGPCDPYNKNLPCMKNGSCSKFHTKEFRQQILIDKAGFSKYKRANNGRTVTKKECVLDNKFIVPYNPKFLLKFGCHINIEYTCQTSSIKYLFKYVHKGNDRVTTTLYNTGDSLEATQVVDETRNYYDCRYISACEAIWHLFG; encoded by the exons ATGGTGGAATCAAAGAGGTTAAAATTCTTTAGGTATAAACAACCACAGTTGAGGGTTGATAAATACAAATGTCTGCATGAAAGTCTTATAAATGGGGATGTAGATGCTACAAGGCTTGGCAAAAGAATCATTCTTCCCATTACTTTTATTCGTGGACCTAGGCACATGATGAATAATTGCAAAGATGCATTTGCAATTT atgtttaCACTATAGAGTTTCAAAAAAGAGGGCTTCCGCATGCACATATCCTTTTATTCATGAGTAATGAGTTCAAGCCACAAACACCAGgtgacatagacaaacatataacaGCCGAGATTTCTGATGAAAATGAAATGCCTAATCTACATGGAGCTGTTCAAAATTACATGGTACATGGTCCATGTGATCCATACAACAAGAATTTACCTTGCATGAAGAATGGATCCTGTTCAAAGTTTCATACCAAAGAGTTTAGGCAGCAAATACTTATTGATAAAGCTGGGTTTTCCAAATATAAGCGTGCTAATAACGGTCGAACTGTGACGAAAAAAGAATGTGTACTAGACAATAAGTTCATTGTTCCGTATAATCCaaaatttttgctcaagttcgGGTGCCACATTAATATAGAATACACATGCCAAACAAGTTCTATTAAGTATCTATTTAAGTATGTACACAAGGGCAATGATCGTGTAACAACTACCCTATACAATACTGGTGATTCATTAGAAGCCACACAAGTTGTTGACGAAACTAGGAATTACTACGATTGTAGGTACATTTCGGCATGTGAGGCGATTTGGCATTTATTTGGATAa